In one Tessaracoccus palaemonis genomic region, the following are encoded:
- the atpD gene encoding F0F1 ATP synthase subunit beta, which translates to MTATVSETQPATTGGIGRVARVIGPVVDVEFAGDQIPEIGNALLVDTEVMGEQRTMTMEVALHVGDSLVRAIALKPTDGMRRGAEVRDTGAPISVPVGDVTKGHVWNVTGDVLNVDPSSIEVTERWPIHRPAPKFDELEPRTEMLETGIKVLDLLTPYVKGGKIGLFGGAGVGKTVLIQEMIYRIAHNFGGTSVFAGVGERTREGNDLINEMEEAGVLKDTALVFGQMDEPPGTRLRVALSALTMAEYFRDVQNQDVLLFIDNIFRFTQAGSEVSTLLGRMPSAVGYQPNLADEMGQLQERITSTRGHSITSMQAIYVPADDYTDPAPATTFAHLDATTELSREIASRGLYPAVDPLSSTSRILDPQYIGQDHYDTAVRVKQILQRNKELQDIIAILGVDELSEEDKIVVNRARRIQQFLSQNTYMAEKFTNIPGSTVPLAETIESFQMICNGEVDNIAEQAFFNVGNMDDVMANWAKIQKEG; encoded by the coding sequence ATGACTGCCACTGTGAGCGAGACGCAGCCGGCCACCACCGGTGGCATCGGCCGCGTCGCCCGCGTCATCGGCCCCGTCGTCGACGTCGAGTTCGCGGGTGACCAGATCCCCGAGATCGGCAACGCGCTGCTCGTCGACACCGAGGTCATGGGCGAGCAGCGCACCATGACCATGGAGGTCGCCCTGCACGTGGGTGACTCCCTGGTTCGCGCCATCGCCCTGAAGCCGACCGACGGGATGCGCCGTGGCGCCGAGGTCCGCGACACCGGTGCCCCGATCTCCGTGCCCGTCGGCGACGTCACCAAGGGTCACGTGTGGAACGTGACCGGCGACGTCCTGAACGTCGACCCGTCGAGCATCGAGGTCACGGAGCGTTGGCCCATCCACCGCCCAGCCCCGAAGTTCGACGAGCTCGAGCCCCGCACCGAGATGCTGGAGACGGGCATCAAGGTGCTCGACCTGCTGACGCCCTACGTCAAGGGTGGCAAGATCGGCCTGTTCGGCGGCGCCGGCGTCGGCAAGACCGTCCTGATCCAGGAGATGATCTACCGCATCGCCCACAACTTCGGCGGCACCTCGGTGTTCGCCGGCGTGGGGGAGCGCACCCGTGAGGGCAACGACCTCATCAACGAGATGGAGGAGGCCGGCGTCCTCAAGGACACCGCGCTCGTGTTCGGCCAGATGGACGAGCCCCCGGGCACCCGTCTCCGCGTGGCGCTGTCCGCCCTGACCATGGCGGAGTACTTCCGCGATGTGCAGAACCAGGACGTGCTGCTCTTCATCGACAACATCTTCCGCTTCACGCAGGCCGGCTCCGAGGTCTCCACGCTGCTCGGCCGCATGCCCTCAGCCGTGGGCTACCAGCCGAACCTGGCCGACGAGATGGGCCAGCTGCAGGAGCGCATCACCTCGACGCGCGGCCACTCGATCACCTCGATGCAGGCGATCTACGTGCCCGCCGACGACTACACCGACCCGGCCCCGGCCACGACGTTCGCGCACCTCGACGCGACGACCGAGCTGTCGCGTGAGATCGCCTCGCGTGGTCTGTACCCGGCCGTGGACCCGCTGAGCTCCACCAGCCGCATCCTCGACCCGCAGTACATCGGCCAGGACCACTACGACACCGCGGTGCGCGTCAAGCAGATTCTGCAGCGCAACAAGGAGCTGCAGGACATCATCGCGATCCTCGGCGTCGACGAGCTGTCCGAGGAGGACAAGATCGTCGTCAACCGTGCGCGCCGCATCCAGCAGTTCCTGTCGCAGAACACCTACATGGCGGAGAAGTTCACCAACATCCCGGGCTCGACGGTGCCGCTGGCCGAGACCATCGAGTCGTTCCAGATGATCTGCAACGGCGAGGTCGACAACATCGCGGAGCAGGCGTTCTTCAATGTCGGCAACATGGATGACGTCATGGCCAACTGGGCCAAGATCCAGAAGGAAGGCTGA
- the mce gene encoding methylmalonyl-CoA epimerase, with translation MENSDLFICIDHVGLAVPDLDEAVKFHTEVLGWRELHREVNEEQGVAEAMMGTGDQLAENARIQLIAPLNEDSTIAKFLAKNGQGIQQMAYRVADLDHVSAVLRERGMRLLYPEARRGTSGSRINFVHPKDARGVLLELVELPKETEEH, from the coding sequence ATGGAGAATTCGGATCTTTTCATCTGCATTGATCACGTCGGCCTTGCCGTCCCGGACCTCGACGAAGCCGTCAAGTTCCACACTGAAGTCCTCGGCTGGCGCGAGCTGCACCGCGAGGTCAACGAGGAGCAGGGCGTGGCCGAGGCCATGATGGGCACGGGCGACCAGCTCGCCGAGAACGCGCGCATCCAGCTGATCGCACCGCTGAACGAGGACTCCACCATCGCGAAGTTCCTCGCGAAGAACGGACAGGGCATCCAGCAGATGGCCTACCGCGTCGCGGACCTCGACCACGTCAGCGCCGTCCTCAGGGAGCGCGGCATGCGCCTGCTGTACCCGGAGGCCCGCCGCGGCACCTCGGGCTCGCGCATCAACTTCGTCCACCCGAAGGACGCCCGCGGCGTCCTGCTCGAGCTGGTCGAGCTGCCCAAGGAGACCGAGGAGCACTGA
- a CDS encoding F0F1 ATP synthase subunit epsilon, translating into MERPPLHVEVVSADRLVWSGDSVNVIARTVEGDVGILPGHEPLMALLVPCAVEIVTDDGRSETIAVDGGYISVAHGRVSILAERAHLGHEVGLDEAQQQAATLEAKALQGRADDDELHHLRILQAQIVAGEAYASHTSEH; encoded by the coding sequence GTGGAGCGTCCTCCGCTGCACGTCGAGGTGGTCTCAGCCGACCGGCTGGTCTGGTCGGGGGACTCCGTCAACGTCATCGCGCGCACGGTCGAGGGTGACGTGGGCATCCTGCCGGGCCATGAGCCGTTGATGGCCCTGCTCGTGCCCTGCGCGGTCGAGATCGTGACCGACGACGGGCGAAGCGAGACCATCGCAGTCGACGGCGGGTACATCTCCGTCGCCCATGGCCGCGTGTCCATCCTCGCCGAGCGGGCGCACCTCGGACACGAGGTGGGTCTCGACGAGGCCCAGCAGCAGGCCGCGACCCTCGAGGCCAAGGCGCTGCAGGGCCGTGCCGATGACGACGAGCTGCACCACCTGAGGATCCTCCAGGCGCAGATCGTCGCCGGCGAGGCGTACGCTTCACACACGTCGGAGCACTAG
- a CDS encoding alpha/beta fold hydrolase — MKLNSLTVGSGSREVVFLHGLFGQGKNFGTVAAPLGDLATCHLVDLPNHGLSPWTRTFDLDEQAEIVADWISDVIVMPVTLIGHSLGGKVAMRLALRRPELVDRLMVVDISPARNNAASQFDSLVGALRSLNLDTLTSRTEADRLLTEQIPDTTVRQFLLQNLRHKGDSWFWCANLDLLGDSLHQIGGWPPIQSEYDGPVLWVAGGQSPYILPGHTEPMRELFPRMTQVTLKRAGHWVHADEPAAFVELCRAFLGRVF; from the coding sequence ATGAAGCTGAACTCGCTCACCGTCGGCTCGGGCTCCCGCGAGGTCGTGTTCCTGCACGGCCTCTTCGGGCAGGGCAAGAACTTCGGCACCGTCGCGGCTCCGCTCGGCGACCTCGCGACCTGCCACCTGGTCGACCTGCCCAACCACGGCCTCTCCCCCTGGACCCGCACGTTCGACCTCGACGAACAGGCCGAGATCGTGGCCGACTGGATCTCCGACGTGATCGTGATGCCGGTGACCCTCATCGGCCACTCCCTGGGAGGCAAGGTGGCTATGCGGCTCGCGCTGCGCCGCCCCGAGCTCGTCGACCGGCTGATGGTCGTCGACATCTCCCCCGCCCGCAACAATGCGGCCTCGCAGTTCGACTCGCTGGTCGGCGCGCTGCGGTCGCTGAACCTGGACACCCTGACGAGCCGCACGGAGGCCGACCGTCTCCTGACCGAGCAGATCCCCGATACGACGGTGCGCCAGTTCCTCCTGCAGAACCTGCGTCACAAGGGTGACAGCTGGTTCTGGTGCGCGAACCTCGACCTGCTCGGCGACTCGCTGCACCAGATCGGCGGGTGGCCGCCGATCCAGAGCGAGTACGACGGGCCGGTTCTGTGGGTCGCGGGAGGTCAGTCCCCCTACATCCTCCCCGGGCACACGGAACCCATGCGCGAGCTGTTCCCCCGCATGACGCAGGTGACGCTCAAACGGGCCGGCCACTGGGTGCACGCCGACGAGCCCGCGGCCTTCGTGGAACTCTGCCGGGCCTTCCTCGGCCGCGTCTTCTGA
- a CDS encoding DUF2550 domain-containing protein, with protein sequence MGWQIVIVTLICALVVLLPFVLLYLRRRWLTGQGGLFDCAYRMREDPAGAGWVLGVARYRGENLEWFRSFSLSLRPKALFGRAVTAYVHQRQPAGLEAIALFEDSVVVSVRNRVSDKVSSLSMSPDEVLALMSWLESAPPGSHYLPGSASSPR encoded by the coding sequence ATGGGCTGGCAGATCGTGATCGTCACGCTGATCTGCGCGCTCGTGGTGCTCCTCCCGTTCGTGCTCCTCTATCTCCGCCGCCGCTGGCTCACAGGCCAGGGCGGCCTTTTTGACTGCGCCTACCGGATGCGGGAGGACCCCGCCGGGGCCGGCTGGGTCCTCGGCGTGGCCCGTTACCGGGGGGAGAACCTCGAGTGGTTCCGCTCGTTCTCACTGAGCCTCCGGCCCAAGGCGCTCTTCGGCCGCGCCGTGACCGCGTATGTCCACCAGCGACAACCGGCCGGGCTGGAGGCGATCGCGCTGTTCGAGGACTCCGTCGTCGTGTCTGTGCGCAACCGGGTCAGTGACAAGGTCAGCTCGCTGTCCATGTCGCCCGACGAGGTGCTCGCCCTGATGAGCTGGCTGGAGTCCGCACCACCCGGCAGCCATTACCTGCCGGGCAGCGCGAGCTCTCCCCGCTGA
- a CDS encoding peptidylprolyl isomerase: protein MHTLRLAAVLTAAAAFALGGCTDANESAGAVASEGLTTCSYPGDGEPARAVDPPETTNVPATGTMVATIGLTAGDIDVTMDRATAPCTVNSFVSLAEQGFYDDTVCHRLVDTGIFILQCGDPTATGTGGPGYTIPDEVTADTTYPAGTVAMANRGAKNTGGSQFFLVYADTDLPADYTVLGTMDQAGIDVVGSIASQGVDAVDQTSPIAEAKITSITLG from the coding sequence GTGCACACGCTACGCCTCGCCGCAGTCCTGACCGCCGCAGCCGCCTTCGCCCTGGGCGGATGCACGGACGCCAACGAGTCGGCCGGCGCGGTCGCCTCGGAGGGGCTGACGACGTGCAGCTATCCGGGCGACGGCGAGCCGGCGCGGGCTGTCGACCCGCCGGAGACCACGAACGTGCCGGCGACGGGCACCATGGTCGCCACGATCGGGCTCACGGCGGGTGACATCGACGTGACGATGGACCGCGCGACGGCCCCGTGCACGGTGAACTCCTTCGTCTCGCTGGCGGAGCAGGGCTTCTACGACGACACGGTCTGCCACCGGCTCGTCGACACGGGGATCTTCATCCTGCAGTGCGGCGACCCGACGGCCACGGGGACGGGCGGCCCCGGCTACACGATTCCCGACGAGGTGACCGCGGACACCACGTACCCTGCCGGGACGGTCGCGATGGCCAACCGCGGCGCGAAGAACACGGGTGGCTCGCAGTTCTTCCTCGTCTACGCCGACACCGACCTGCCGGCCGACTACACCGTGCTCGGCACCATGGACCAGGCCGGGATCGACGTCGTCGGGTCGATCGCCTCGCAGGGCGTCGACGCCGTGGACCAGACCTCGCCCATCGCGGAGGCGAAGATCACGTCGATCACGCTGGGCTGA
- the nucS gene encoding endonuclease NucS: MGTVRLVIARCQVDYVGRLTAHLPMATRLILVKADGSVSVHADDRAYKPLNWMSPPCTMQVSVPEPEVAEHGVTQVWQVRSKDGDTLRILLADVVHDSDHELGIDPGLQKDGVEAHLQALLAEHPTTLGDGLKLVTREHLTPIGPVDLLLRDDAGRLVAVEVKRRGEIDGVEQLTRYLDLMNRDPLLAPVRGIFAAQQIKPQARTLATDRGIECRLVDYDALRGLDNAEDRLF, encoded by the coding sequence ATTGGCACGGTGCGTTTGGTCATTGCCCGCTGCCAGGTTGACTACGTGGGCCGGTTGACCGCCCACCTCCCCATGGCCACCCGTCTGATCCTCGTGAAGGCCGACGGTTCCGTTTCCGTGCACGCGGACGACCGGGCCTACAAGCCCCTGAACTGGATGAGCCCGCCCTGCACCATGCAGGTGAGCGTCCCCGAGCCCGAGGTGGCGGAGCACGGCGTCACGCAGGTGTGGCAGGTCAGGTCCAAGGACGGCGACACGCTGCGCATCCTGCTCGCCGACGTCGTGCACGACTCCGACCACGAGCTGGGCATCGACCCCGGGCTGCAGAAGGATGGCGTCGAGGCACACCTGCAGGCCCTGCTGGCTGAGCATCCCACGACCCTGGGCGACGGGCTGAAGCTGGTCACCCGCGAGCACCTGACGCCCATCGGCCCCGTCGACCTGCTCCTGCGCGACGACGCAGGTCGGCTGGTCGCCGTCGAGGTGAAACGACGCGGCGAGATCGACGGCGTCGAGCAGCTGACCCGCTACCTCGACCTGATGAACCGCGACCCTCTCCTGGCACCCGTGCGGGGGATCTTCGCCGCCCAGCAGATCAAGCCGCAGGCCCGCACGCTGGCCACCGACCGGGGCATCGAATGCCGCCTGGTGGACTACGACGCCCTGCGAGGCCTCGACAACGCCGAGGACCGGCTCTTCTGA
- a CDS encoding cob(I)yrinic acid a,c-diamide adenosyltransferase: protein MVTLSKIYTKTGDGGTTRLVDNSEVRKTDVRVEAYGHVDEANSAIGLALALGGLPPRLVEMLRLIQNELFDVGSDLANPLDPEPKWQPLRIEEHSVERLEGYIDELQEGLEVLRSFILPTGTPAGAQLHVARSIARRAERAAWRAREEHGVEEVGGINPLAVRYLNRLSDLLFVMSRVANGTEHEVLWVPGTDREKPASGRH from the coding sequence ATGGTCACTTTGTCGAAGATCTACACGAAGACCGGCGACGGCGGCACGACCCGCCTCGTCGACAACTCCGAAGTCCGCAAGACGGATGTGCGCGTCGAGGCGTACGGGCACGTGGACGAGGCCAACTCGGCCATCGGACTCGCCCTGGCCCTCGGCGGTCTGCCGCCCCGCCTCGTCGAGATGCTGCGGCTCATCCAGAACGAGCTGTTCGACGTCGGCTCGGACCTGGCGAACCCCTTGGATCCCGAGCCGAAGTGGCAGCCGCTGCGCATCGAGGAGCACTCGGTCGAGCGGCTCGAGGGATACATCGACGAGCTGCAGGAGGGTCTCGAGGTGCTGCGCAGCTTCATCCTGCCCACCGGCACCCCCGCCGGCGCACAGCTGCACGTGGCCCGCTCCATTGCACGCCGGGCGGAACGCGCCGCCTGGCGGGCCCGCGAGGAGCACGGCGTCGAGGAGGTCGGCGGGATCAACCCGCTGGCGGTCCGCTACCTGAACCGCCTGTCGGACCTGCTGTTCGTGATGAGCCGGGTCGCCAACGGCACCGAGCATGAGGTGCTGTGGGTGCCGGGCACCGACCGGGAGAAGCCCGCCAGCGGCCGCCACTGA
- the pgm gene encoding phosphoglucomutase (alpha-D-glucose-1,6-bisphosphate-dependent): protein MAHERAGLPAQESDLIDVDEVIAAYYDRVPDPANPDQQVTFGTSGHRGSSLDTAFNEAHIAATTQAIVEYRAAQNTTGPLFIGKDTHALSYPAWKTAIEVLHAHGVEVLAERDDEYTPTPAVSRAIIRHNLGAGPRADGIVVTPSHNPPRDGGFKYNPPNGGPADTDATKVIAARANELLGDYRSIRRTPYERAASEITRYDYRTPYCNELSQVLNLDAIKASGLVHGADPLGGASVQYWQFLAEQGLPIEVVNPTVDPTWRFMTLDTDGKIRMDCSSPDAMASLVQQRDRYTVATGNDADSDRHGIVTPDAGLMNPNAYLAVAINYLFSHRPGWSPEAGVGKTLVSSSLIDKVAAKLGRRRAEVPVGFKWFVPGLSDGSIGFGGEESAGASFLTLAGSTWTTDKDGILLALLASEIIAVTGRTPSQHYADLESEFGRSYYARVDADADRAQKARLARLSSADVTVTELAGEPITAVLSHAPGNDAAIGGIKVTTENAWFAARPSGTEDKYKIYAESLKGADHLAEVQSAARELVDRALA, encoded by the coding sequence ATGGCACATGAGCGCGCCGGGCTTCCGGCTCAGGAATCCGATCTGATCGACGTCGACGAGGTCATCGCCGCCTACTACGATCGCGTCCCCGATCCCGCCAACCCGGACCAGCAGGTCACCTTCGGCACCTCCGGCCACCGCGGCTCTTCGCTGGACACCGCCTTCAACGAGGCGCACATCGCCGCCACCACCCAGGCGATCGTCGAGTACCGCGCGGCGCAGAACACCACAGGCCCGCTGTTCATCGGCAAGGACACCCACGCGCTGAGCTACCCGGCCTGGAAGACGGCGATCGAGGTGCTGCACGCGCACGGCGTCGAGGTGCTCGCCGAGCGTGACGACGAGTACACGCCCACCCCGGCCGTGTCGCGGGCCATCATCCGACACAACCTCGGCGCCGGTCCCCGCGCCGACGGCATCGTCGTCACCCCGTCCCACAACCCCCCGCGCGACGGCGGCTTCAAGTACAACCCGCCGAACGGCGGACCGGCCGACACCGACGCGACGAAGGTGATCGCCGCCCGCGCCAACGAGCTGCTCGGCGACTACCGCTCCATCCGCCGCACGCCGTACGAGCGGGCCGCCTCCGAGATCACCCGCTACGACTACCGCACGCCGTACTGCAATGAGCTGTCGCAGGTGCTGAACCTCGACGCGATCAAGGCGTCCGGGCTGGTCCACGGCGCGGATCCGCTCGGCGGCGCCTCGGTGCAGTACTGGCAGTTCCTAGCAGAGCAGGGGCTCCCGATCGAGGTCGTCAACCCGACGGTCGACCCCACCTGGCGGTTCATGACGCTCGACACCGACGGCAAGATCCGCATGGACTGCAGCTCCCCCGACGCCATGGCGTCTCTCGTCCAGCAGAGGGACCGCTACACGGTGGCCACCGGCAACGACGCGGACTCCGACCGGCACGGCATCGTGACCCCCGACGCCGGCCTGATGAACCCCAACGCCTACCTGGCGGTGGCGATCAACTACCTGTTCTCGCACCGCCCCGGCTGGTCGCCCGAGGCCGGCGTGGGCAAGACGCTGGTCTCCAGCTCGCTGATCGACAAGGTCGCGGCCAAGCTGGGGCGGCGCCGGGCCGAGGTGCCCGTCGGCTTCAAGTGGTTCGTGCCGGGGCTCAGCGACGGGTCCATCGGCTTCGGCGGCGAGGAGTCGGCGGGCGCCTCGTTCCTGACGCTGGCCGGCTCCACCTGGACGACCGACAAGGACGGCATCCTGCTCGCGCTGCTCGCCAGCGAGATCATCGCCGTCACCGGCCGCACGCCCTCGCAGCACTACGCGGACCTCGAGTCCGAGTTCGGCCGCTCCTACTACGCCCGCGTGGACGCCGACGCCGACCGCGCGCAGAAGGCCCGGCTGGCGCGGCTGAGCTCGGCGGACGTCACCGTCACGGAGCTGGCGGGCGAGCCGATCACCGCGGTCCTGTCGCACGCGCCCGGCAACGACGCGGCCATCGGCGGCATCAAGGTGACCACCGAGAACGCCTGGTTCGCGGCGCGCCCGTCCGGCACCGAGGACAAGTACAAGATCTACGCCGAGTCCCTGAAGGGCGCCGACCACCTGGCCGAGGTGCAGAGCGCCGCCAGGGAACTCGTGGACCGGGCCCTGGCCTGA
- a CDS encoding DivIVA domain-containing protein gives MTDSQRDLETEETGLNLFDESASAAGSFPHAMLGYDKHTVDSYVREVEMKVSQLRVQLREANRELQFTRAEKGTTDFTRLGAHATGLLKAAEAQAASLVDHAKREAERIKAEGRRSAAALRSAAQQEADDVRLTGLNALRQLRQEQAEVGRSTLETARRDGELIVADARSRATSIEEAAGARAEALLASARAEADRVVQDATSRATALTQEASAKAAETVRAAEQAATESATKTATTAKAAEESIAARLARADQDAAEAASRAAQAREEAAAIRAEAVHAAEEIRVSATRLSEDTLTTMRERARDAENELEEKLAWRREQLERDIASLETRRSQALAQLGNLRDLAEQSGAEFSDDDTTVIRTPDSRQ, from the coding sequence GTGACTGATTCGCAGCGCGACCTCGAGACCGAGGAGACGGGCCTCAACCTGTTCGACGAGAGCGCCTCGGCGGCGGGTAGCTTCCCGCACGCCATGCTCGGCTACGACAAGCACACCGTCGACAGCTACGTGCGTGAGGTCGAGATGAAGGTCAGCCAGCTTCGTGTGCAGCTGCGCGAGGCCAACCGTGAGCTGCAGTTCACCAGGGCGGAGAAGGGCACCACCGACTTCACCCGGCTGGGCGCCCACGCCACCGGGCTGCTGAAGGCCGCGGAGGCACAGGCTGCGAGCCTCGTCGACCACGCCAAGCGCGAGGCTGAGCGCATCAAGGCTGAGGGCCGACGCTCGGCCGCAGCCCTACGCTCCGCAGCCCAGCAGGAGGCCGACGACGTCAGGCTCACCGGGCTCAACGCCCTGCGCCAGCTCCGCCAGGAGCAGGCGGAGGTCGGCAGGTCGACGCTCGAGACGGCCAGGCGCGACGGCGAGCTCATCGTCGCCGACGCCCGCAGCCGCGCGACCAGCATCGAGGAGGCGGCCGGAGCCCGAGCCGAGGCCCTGCTCGCCAGCGCGCGTGCCGAGGCCGATCGCGTCGTGCAGGACGCCACCTCGCGGGCCACCGCCCTGACGCAGGAGGCCTCGGCCAAGGCCGCCGAGACCGTCCGGGCGGCGGAGCAGGCCGCCACGGAGTCTGCGACGAAGACCGCCACAACAGCCAAGGCCGCTGAGGAGTCCATCGCCGCCCGGCTCGCGCGCGCGGACCAGGATGCCGCCGAGGCCGCCTCGCGGGCTGCCCAGGCACGCGAGGAGGCGGCCGCGATCCGCGCCGAGGCCGTGCATGCCGCGGAGGAGATCCGCGTCTCGGCCACCCGGCTGAGCGAGGACACGCTCACCACCATGCGCGAGCGCGCCCGCGACGCGGAGAACGAGCTCGAGGAGAAGCTGGCCTGGCGCCGCGAGCAGCTCGAGCGCGACATCGCCTCGCTGGAGACCCGTCGCTCGCAGGCGCTCGCCCAGCTCGGGAACCTCCGGGATCTAGCAGAGCAGTCCGGCGCGGAGTTCTCCGACGACGACACCACCGTCATCCGCACGCCCGATTCCCGTCAGTGA
- a CDS encoding AI-2E family transporter, translating into MSDLPEPEPPEEPAPRRRRIGLPRRSRLGQRVRGLLAPQPIEIVAPVPPDPPSQDTFRRAPFVIGFLGALGVLVAIGLAQAVLAVQSVLILVVLSLFLALGLNPLVEFLTRRRVRRGLAVTIVTVLLLGVIALGFTALVPVLTQQTTTLTRNLPGLLQNLAEQPQLKAVEERYQVFDKIESFITSGDLLNNLFGGILGAGRAVAGLVFSVIITLVLTIYFMASLPTIKETIYALAPASRRARARYLADEIFRGVSGYITGMFVIVTVASVCAFVFMNIAGLGAYSLALGFVVAMFCFIPLVGSSLAMVTVALVGFAVNPPIGVATIIYFLIYQQFDAYLLYPTVMRRTVKVPGALVVLCAIIGGMLFGVIGAVIAIPTTAAVLLLYREIVQPALDAS; encoded by the coding sequence GTGAGCGATCTCCCCGAGCCGGAGCCCCCCGAGGAGCCCGCGCCGCGCCGAAGGCGCATCGGCCTGCCCCGGCGCAGCCGGCTCGGCCAGCGGGTCAGGGGGCTGCTGGCTCCGCAGCCCATCGAGATCGTCGCCCCGGTTCCCCCGGATCCTCCCTCCCAGGACACGTTCCGGCGCGCCCCCTTCGTGATCGGCTTTCTCGGGGCGCTGGGTGTCCTGGTCGCCATCGGGCTCGCCCAGGCCGTGCTGGCGGTCCAGAGCGTCCTGATCCTCGTCGTGCTGTCGCTGTTCCTGGCCCTGGGACTGAATCCGCTCGTCGAGTTCCTCACGCGCCGCCGGGTGCGCCGTGGGCTGGCGGTCACCATCGTCACCGTGCTGCTGCTCGGCGTCATCGCGCTCGGCTTCACGGCGCTCGTGCCGGTGTTGACGCAACAGACGACGACGCTGACGCGCAACCTCCCCGGCCTCCTGCAGAACCTCGCCGAGCAGCCGCAACTCAAGGCCGTCGAGGAGCGCTACCAGGTCTTCGACAAGATCGAGTCCTTCATCACGTCCGGGGACCTGCTCAACAACCTCTTCGGCGGCATTCTTGGCGCGGGCCGCGCGGTGGCGGGGCTGGTGTTCTCGGTCATCATCACGCTCGTGCTGACCATCTACTTCATGGCCTCGCTGCCGACGATCAAGGAGACGATCTACGCGTTGGCCCCCGCGAGCCGGCGGGCACGGGCACGGTACCTCGCCGATGAGATCTTCCGAGGAGTCAGCGGCTACATCACCGGCATGTTCGTCATCGTCACCGTCGCCTCCGTGTGCGCCTTCGTGTTCATGAACATCGCCGGGCTCGGCGCCTACTCGCTCGCGCTCGGCTTCGTCGTGGCCATGTTCTGCTTCATCCCGCTGGTCGGCTCGTCGCTGGCGATGGTCACGGTCGCGCTCGTCGGCTTCGCCGTCAACCCGCCCATCGGCGTCGCCACGATCATCTACTTCCTGATCTACCAGCAGTTCGACGCCTACCTCCTCTATCCGACGGTGATGAGGCGGACCGTGAAGGTGCCCGGCGCTCTCGTCGTGCTGTGCGCCATCATCGGCGGCATGCTCTTCGGCGTGATCGGGGCCGTGATCGCGATCCCCACCACGGCGGCCGTGCTGCTGCTCTACCGCGAGATCGTGCAGCCCGCGTTGGACGCCTCCTGA
- a CDS encoding PH domain-containing protein: MGVLGRFLDPNIEAHLLDVEGEVVIDEVRKHWAATIWWYALMLLSIPLFVSMVFARGLFWAPMLLGLAAVSVGAWKVHVAHMDRFVITNMRVFRVHGVFTTHLATMPMTRILDISMMRTLWGHLLGYGHFVFESAAQDQGLRDIRFVGDPERRDLTIQRVIQLSGLRQTMKVESWVRDTSSPDGT, encoded by the coding sequence GTGGGCGTCCTCGGGCGCTTCCTCGATCCGAACATCGAGGCCCACCTCCTCGATGTCGAGGGGGAGGTGGTCATCGACGAGGTGCGCAAGCACTGGGCGGCCACCATCTGGTGGTACGCCCTGATGCTGCTGAGCATCCCCCTGTTCGTGTCGATGGTCTTCGCCCGCGGACTGTTCTGGGCGCCGATGTTGCTCGGGCTCGCCGCAGTCTCCGTCGGGGCCTGGAAGGTGCACGTCGCCCACATGGACCGGTTCGTCATCACGAACATGCGGGTCTTCCGGGTGCACGGGGTCTTCACCACGCACCTGGCCACCATGCCGATGACCCGGATCCTCGACATCTCGATGATGCGCACGCTGTGGGGACACCTGCTCGGCTACGGCCACTTCGTGTTCGAGTCCGCGGCGCAGGACCAGGGGCTCCGCGACATCCGGTTCGTCGGCGACCCGGAGCGTCGCGACCTGACGATCCAGCGGGTGATCCAGCTGTCGGGCCTCAGGCAGACCATGAAGGTCGAGTCCTGGGTCCGTGACACGTCCTCGCCCGACGGCACCTAG